The DNA region CCGCCGGCATCCGCGCGTACGAGGACTTCCGCGAGATGCTCGAGCGCGAGACCGACATCCAGGGCATCGTCAACATCACGCCCGACCACCAGCATGGGCCGATCAACATCGCGGCGTTGCGCAGGAACAAGGCGGCCATCTCGCACAAGCCCGTCGCCGCGACGCTGCACGAAGTCCGGCGCACGCTCCTGGCGGCGCGCGAGAGCACCGCGCCCTCGCACCTGCTCGCCTACAGCAACCGGCCCGACCGACACACGCTCGCGGCGTGGATCGCGGCAGGCGCGATCGGCACCGTGCGCGAGGTACACAACTGGACGAACCGGCCGTTCTGGCCGCAGGGCATGCAGGAGTACCACGCGTCGGGTCCGCCCGTGCCAGACGGCTTCAACTGGACGCTGTGGCAGGGCCCGGAGCCGGATCGCCCATATCATCCGGCCTACACGTTCTCCGTATATCGCGGCTGGTACGCCTACGGCACCGGCTGCCTCGGCGACATGGGCCATTACAGCCTGTGGCAGCCGTACCGCATCCTCGGCCTCGGCGTGCCGGAGTGGGTCGAGGCGCGACCGAACAACGACGCCTGGGTCGATGGCACACGGGTCAGCAAGGGCGGCCACGTGTCGAAGGTGGCCTTCCCCAAGTCGAGCACCATCCGCTGGCGGCATCCGGCGACGACGACGCGCCCGGCGGTGGACACCTACTGGTACGACGGCGGCATGAAGCCGGCGACACCCGACGAACTGCTCGAGGACGGCGAGGACTTCGCCGACGAGGGGATGCTGATCGTCGGCGACGCGGGCAAGATCCTGTGCGACTTCCGGGCCAATGCCCCTCGGCTCCTCCCGAAGAAGCGCCAGCAGGCCTTCGCCGGGTCGGTCGTGGTGCCGGAGTTCGACGCGACGAGTCCTGACGATGAATGGGTGAACGCCATCAGGCAGGGGAAGTCCTCGAAAGGCAGCTTCGCGGCCGTGGCGCCACTGGCCGAAGCCGTCGCGCTGGCGGGCATCGCGCTGCGCGTGCCCTACAAGCGCCTGCTGTGGGATGCAGCGCAGACCCGATTCACCAACTCGGACGAGGCCAACGCGCTCATCCGCCGCGCCGCGTACCGGCCGGGGTGGGAGGCGATCATCGGTTAGCTGGGGTCCCGGCCGACCGAGTGGCCGCGACGAAAATCGCTTGACGCTGCTGGACGTCGGCGCGACAGTAGAGCTGCGTCAGGTCCTCTGGCGCATGTCGCGACGCGCCGCCTGACTTCCGCCTCTCCCGGTCGCCGCAGCGGGGGTTCCCATGTGTCGACGATGCGTCGTCCTGGGGCTGCTGGCTGTGCTTGGCTGCTCCACTCTCGTGTCCGGGCAGGCATACCTCATGTCGAGGGCCCCGGACCGGTCGCCGGCCAACCACGATTCCTACCAGCCGCGCGTGAGCGCCGATGGCCTGCGAATCGTGTTCACGTCGAAGGCCTCCAACCTCGTCGCCAACGACACCAACGGCAAGGAAGACATCTTCCTGTGGGACGGGCGTGCGAATCCGGCCGTCATCGTCAGGCTCAGCGTGTCCACCGGTGGCGCGCAAGCCAACGGGCCGTCGGAGAACCCGTCGATCTCGCCGGACGGCAACGTCGTGGCCTTCAACTCGACGGCCACCAACCTCGGTGCACCGGAGACCAGCGGGTGGTCCAACGTCTACGTCAGGCGCATCGCAGGTGCCCAGGCCACGTGGAGCACCACGTGGGTCAGCCGCACCTGGCCCGGGGCGACGCTGCGCGTGCCCAACTCGCATTGCGGCCGGCCGTCGATGTCCAACGTCGGCCTCGTCGCGTTCGAGTGCCTGGCCGGGAACATGGTGGCCAACGACACCAACGGATCCACCGATGTGTTCGTCGTCGGGCTCGATGGCACCGGCATCGAGCGGGTGAGCACGAGGCCGGGCAACGTCGAGGGGAAGAACGGCTACAGTCAGTACCCGTCGATCAGCGCCGACGGGAACCTGGTGGCCTTCGAGTCGTACTCGAACACGCTCGCGACAGGAGCGGCCGCCGGCGACGACAACAACTGCCCGGACGTCTTCGTGAAGAACCGGGCCACGGGTGACCTGCGCCGCCTGAACGCCTTCCACGACATCCAGCCGAAAGGCTCGAGCCTGCGCCCGTCGATCAGCGGCAATGGCCGGTTCGTCGTCTTCGAATCGCAGGCGTACAACATGTCGTCGGAGCCCACCCCGAAGACGTTCTGGGAGATCTACCGCTACGACCTGACGCTGTCCCTGCAGGACCCTGATGCGGTGGTGCTGGTCAGCACCGCCGAGTTCGGAGGCTACAGGGCCGCCATCAACCACACCGGCTCGAAGGTGGCCTATGAGATCGCGGACCAGATCTACCTCTGGGACGAAGGGTCCACCGACAACCACCTGAACCTGCAGGCCTCGGGGACGGTCACGGCCGAAGTGACCAACGGGCTCGCGATGCAGGCGGCGCTGGCGCCTGCGACGCCGGAGTTGGACGTCGTCGTCTTCTCGTCCAATGCGTCCAACCTCGACGACCCCACCAACGGCAGGTTGAACGTCTTCGGCCGCATGATCTCGAGATCCGTTCAGGACATGACGCCGACCACGGCGATCGCTACGCCGGCATCGCCGAGTCCGCCGACGCCTGGACGCCCGATCTACAGCAACGTCGAACTCGGGTTGGACGATCATGCCGATCAGTACTCGGAAGCGATGGTCACGATGTGCTTCCTGTACTCGATCGGCGTCTTGCCCGAGCCGCTCTCGGCGCCGCCCGCGCCGCCCACCGTGACCGTCGGAGGCGTGGCCGCCAAGGGCGTCTCGACGCCGAACGCGCACACCGTGCGATTTTCGGCCCCACTGCTGGCCGACGGCAGCAGCAACCTCGTCATCGTCAGGTTCGCCGACGGCGAGGTCATGAAGGTGCCGGTGCGCCTGAAGGCCATGGCCCTGGTCCCCGGCTCGTCGACCGACACCGACCACGACACGCTGCCCGACTGGTGGGAACTGACCTACGGGCTCGATCCCAACGACGCCACCGATGCGAGCACGGTCAACGGCAATGGCCTGACGCCCCTTCAGTCACTCGCGCAACAGCACCATCCCACGGCCACGGCGTACCGTCACCTGGCCGAAGGCGCGACGGGCAGCCTGTTCCAGACGAGGATCGCGCTCGCCAACCCGAACGTGCTGCCCGCCATGGCCTTGCTGCGTTACCTGAAGCCGGACGGGACGGTGCAGGCCCAACCCCTGTCGGTGCCAGCGATGGGACGCGCCACCGTGGACGTGGAGACCGTCGCGGGCATGGACACGGCGGAGTTCTCGACCTCGGTGGAGTCGGACCTCCCGCTCATCGTCGATCGCACGATGCGCTGGGGTGGCAGCCAGTCCTACGGCGCGCACACGGAGACCGCCCTGGCCGCACCGGCGCTCACGTGGTACCTGGCCGAGGGCGCCACGCACAACGCGTTCAATCTCTTCTACCTGCTGCAGAACCCCAATTCGGCCGAGTCGCAGGTGCGCGTCCGGTTCCTGCGACCGACAGGGGCACCGCTCGAGAAGACATACACGCTGCCCGCGAACTCCCGGACCAACATCTGGGTGGACCTGGAGACCTTCCCGGGCCTCGGCCAGGCGCTCGCCAACACGGACGTCTCGGCCGTGTTCGACGTGCTCAACGGCCGCCCGATCATCGTCGAGCGGGCGATGTACGCCGACGTGCCAGGACAGACGTTCGGGGCAGGCCACGAGAGCGCGGGTGTCACCGCGCCAGCGCTGGAGTGGTTCCTCGCCGAAGGGGCAACCGGACCCTACTTCGACCTGTTCGTCCTGGTGGCCAACCCCGGGGGCACGGCGGCGGCCATCGAGGCGACGTACCTCCTGCCGGACGGCCGCACGCTGGTGAAGCACTACAACGTCGCGGCGACCAGCCGCTTCAACATCTGGGTGGATTACGAGGATGCGGTCCTGGCCGACACGGCGGTGTCGACAACCATCCGGTCGACCAACGGGGTGCCGATCATCGTGGAACGGGCGATGTGGTGGCCGCAGGCTGCATGGTACGAGGCGCACAACTCGCCTGGCGCGACCACGACCGGCACGCGGTGGGCACTGGCGGAGGGCGAGGCGGGCGGCTCGCTCGGCGTGGAGACCTACATCCTGATCGCCAACACGTCGGATGTGCCGGCCACCGTCAGGGTGACGCTGCTCTTCGAGGACGGCACCAATGCCGAGCAGACCTACGCCGACCTCCCGGCCAGGAGCCGCTTCAACGTGCCCGTCGGTGGATTCTTTCCCGAGGCTGCCGGGCGACGGTTCGGCGCGATCGTCGAGAGCCTTGGCGCGACGCCGGCCCGGATCGTGGTCGAACGGGCGATGTACTGGGATGCACCGGGCCAGCCATGGGCCGCAGGCACGAATGCCCTGGCGACCAGGCTCCAGTAGCGTGAGCCGCCCGTCCGGCGGCGGATCGGCCGGGGTTGGGGGAGCTGATCGGGTGACAGCGGTAGGGCGGCGTGTCCCACGCCGCCGCTATCCGACGGCGGCGCGGTGGGACACCGCGCCCTACCTCGATGCAGCATTTGGAGCGACAATGAAGGGATGTCGAGGGCGACGGGTCCCGAGTCGGGCGACGCTGGGCGCAGTACCGCGCCGGTGGTCGAGCGCCAGTTCGTGGCCGACCGCGGCGACGAGCGCCTGCGCCTCGATCAGGCGGTGATGCGCCACCTGGCCGACGAGCCGGGCGTGTCGCGCACCCGCGTGCAGCGCTGGCTCGACGCCGGCCTCATCTCGGTGAACGGCCGCGAGGGCCGTCGCGCCTCGTCGTCCCTCCGGCAGGGCGACGAGGTGGTCGTCACGCTCCCCACGCCGCGCGTCCGCAGGGTGCACGCGCCAGAGGCGCTCGACGTCCCCGTGCTCTACGAGGACGAGTGGCTCGTCGTCGTCAACAAGCCTGCCGGCATGGTGGCGCATCCCACTGGACGGCTGCAGTCGGGCACGTTGTTCAACGCGCTGCTCCACAAGGCGCGCGACTGGGAAGACGCGACGGCGCGGCCCGGCCTCGTCCACCGGCTCGATCGCGACACATCCGGCGTGCTGCTGGTGGCCAAGTCGCGCAGCGTCCACGCGCGCGCCGCGCGCCTGCTCGCCACCGATCACGCCTCCAAGACCTACCTGGCCGTGGTGATCGGCAAGCCACCCGAGGACGCGACGATCACCTACCCGCTGGGGAAGATCGGCGAGCGGCCACCGCAGGTCGGCGTGGTGGACGAGGGCTGGCCGTCGATCACGTACGTGCAACGCCTGCGTTCGACGTGGCCGATGCCCGACGGCCTTGCGTTGCTCGAGTGCACGTTGGGCACCGGACGCCTGCACCAGATCCGCGCGCACCTGCTGGCCGCCGGCTGGCCGATCGCCGGCGACCCGATCTACCGCAGCGCCAAGGCCGAGGCGAAGCTTCCGCCGATGACGAAGGCGCAGGTCGATGCGCTCGACGGACAGGCGCTGCACGCGTGGCGGCTGGTGATGCCCCACCCGATGACGGGCGAGTTGCTCGACGTGACGGCACCGATCCCGGCGCGCCTGCAGGCGTTGGGCGTCAACCCCGGCGGCACCTGGGATGCCAGCGTCGCTCGACCTCGTCCGGCCACCACGCCGCACGCCTGAACCATGGCGGCCCGCGCCGCCGACCGCCCCTCGAGGT from Luteitalea sp. TBR-22 includes:
- a CDS encoding Gfo/Idh/MocA family oxidoreductase; this translates as MTTFGRRDFLGRVAAASAFTIVPRRVLGGRGHIAPSDMVVLAQVGCGTQAMRQVNTNLVRRPDLQFVAVVDPNRNSDDYVDWSPFGVRAAIRKFLDDPTWGEGDRATRCGREVAKSVMETWYRKQGRPAAGIRAYEDFREMLERETDIQGIVNITPDHQHGPINIAALRRNKAAISHKPVAATLHEVRRTLLAARESTAPSHLLAYSNRPDRHTLAAWIAAGAIGTVREVHNWTNRPFWPQGMQEYHASGPPVPDGFNWTLWQGPEPDRPYHPAYTFSVYRGWYAYGTGCLGDMGHYSLWQPYRILGLGVPEWVEARPNNDAWVDGTRVSKGGHVSKVAFPKSSTIRWRHPATTTRPAVDTYWYDGGMKPATPDELLEDGEDFADEGMLIVGDAGKILCDFRANAPRLLPKKRQQAFAGSVVVPEFDATSPDDEWVNAIRQGKSSKGSFAAVAPLAEAVALAGIALRVPYKRLLWDAAQTRFTNSDEANALIRRAAYRPGWEAIIG
- a CDS encoding RluA family pseudouridine synthase, giving the protein MSRATGPESGDAGRSTAPVVERQFVADRGDERLRLDQAVMRHLADEPGVSRTRVQRWLDAGLISVNGREGRRASSSLRQGDEVVVTLPTPRVRRVHAPEALDVPVLYEDEWLVVVNKPAGMVAHPTGRLQSGTLFNALLHKARDWEDATARPGLVHRLDRDTSGVLLVAKSRSVHARAARLLATDHASKTYLAVVIGKPPEDATITYPLGKIGERPPQVGVVDEGWPSITYVQRLRSTWPMPDGLALLECTLGTGRLHQIRAHLLAAGWPIAGDPIYRSAKAEAKLPPMTKAQVDALDGQALHAWRLVMPHPMTGELLDVTAPIPARLQALGVNPGGTWDASVARPRPATTPHA